One window of Vidua chalybeata isolate OUT-0048 chromosome 14, bVidCha1 merged haplotype, whole genome shotgun sequence genomic DNA carries:
- the SPRY3 gene encoding protein sprouty homolog 3, with amino-acid sequence MQLSSSVAELSCDETMDPPAEDFQQVLSIDQIRSIRASNNYVERPAVCFQQAHSNPSLLQPPHKQEWSRDRLASSTFQDLHRSHSQQHQMPPLQPHLSHSSTASSVSQSTTSSEQRLLSSLTPSHSGHSLVRTQPRGGELKAEESPRKGAEQLPAHGHLLLCEACGRCRCPRCTAARSLPSCWLCNQRCLCSAESLLDYGTCLCCVKGLFYHCSTDDEDTCADDPCSCGPGSCCARWAAMSVLSLLLPCLCCYFPTLGCLKLCQRGYDGLKRPGCRCQSHTNTVCRKISSASGTPFPKTLDKPV; translated from the coding sequence ATGCAGCTCTCTTCCAGCGTGGCTGAACTCAGCTGTGACGAGACCATGGACCCCCCTGCTGAGGACTTCCAGCAGGTCCTGTCCATCGACCAAATACGCTCCATCCGTGCCAGCAACAACTACGTGGAGAGACCGGCGGTGTGCTTCCAGCAAGCCCACTCCAACCCCTCCCTGTTGCAGCCTCCGCACAAGCAGGAGTGGTCCCGGGACCGCCTGGCCTCTTCCACCTTCCAGGACCTGCACCgcagccacagccagcagcaccagatGCCACCTCTGCAGCCGCACCTGAGCCACTCGAGCACGGCCAGCTCGGTGTCGCAGAGCACCACGTCCTCCGAGCAGCGTCTGCTGAGCAGCCTGACGCCGTCGCACTCCGGGCACTCGCTGGTGCGGACGCAGCCCCGCGGGGGTGAGCTGAAGGCGGAGGAGTCCCCGCGGAAGGGCGCGGAGCAGCTGCCGGCGCATGGGCACCTGCTGCTGTGCGAGGCGTGCgggcgctgccgctgcccccGCTGCACGGCCGCCCGCAGCCTGCcctcctgctggctctgcaaCCAGCGCTGCCTCTGCTCCGCCGAGAGCCTCCTCGACTACGGGACCTGCCTCTGCTGCGTCAAGGGGCTCTTCTACCACTGCTCCACCGACGACGAGGACACCTGCGCCGACGACCCCTGCTCCTGCGGGCCGGGCTCCTGCTGCGCCCGCTGGGCTGCCATGAGCGTCCTGTCCCTCCTCttgccctgcctctgctgctaCTTTCCCACCCTGGGGTGCCTCAAACTTTGCCAGCGGGGTTATGACGGCCTGAAACGCCCCGGCTGCCGCTGCCAGAGCCACACCAACACGGTCTGCAGAAAGATCTCCTCGGCCAGCGGCACGCCCTTCCCCAAAACGCTGGACAAGCCGGTATGA